One Primulina tabacum isolate GXHZ01 chromosome 10, ASM2559414v2, whole genome shotgun sequence DNA segment encodes these proteins:
- the LOC142505765 gene encoding FCS-Like Zinc finger 13-like → MLVRKSNPAIGILAGTFISGNKSGLVDVATSSRSHLEPKNTSPRGPKSFHLGGVGLGIVAALEKSGDAHGETPLNKALCRQNSRRSNPIPVTSPKNSSRIGRELDDMEMDDSPEEYTIVTFHGPNKSHTKVYGIEHGRGGDYRTTTTPFRIQPSNNKSQRASVFHISPARFGPSSGIPAADFLSSCDMCKKKLHDKDIYMYRGEKAFCSTECRYRQIVIDERHEKCGTEASRPVDVSSSSLTNENFLTPGILAI, encoded by the exons ATGTTGGTGAGGAAATCCAATCCGGCGATCGGAATCCTCGCCGGGACCTTTATTTCCGGTAATAAGTCAGGGTTGGTGGACGTTGCAACCAGCTCGAGAAGCCACCTAGAGCCCAAGAACACATCACCAAGAGGTCCAAAAAGTTTTCATCTCGGTGGGGTTGGATTAGGCATTGTGGCGGCCCTCGAAAAGTCAGGCGATGCTCACGGCGAAACCCCTTTAAACAAAGCGTTGTGTAGACAGAATTCGAGGCGGTCCAACCCGATTCCGGTCACTTCGCCCAAGAACTCATCGAGAATAGGGAGAGAATTGGATGATATGGAGATGGATGATAGTCCAGAAGAATACACAATAGTGACATTTCATGGCCCAAATAAGTCCCACACTAAGGTGTATGGAATTGAACATGGTCGAGGGGGTGATTATAGAACCACGACCACCCCTTTTAGAATACAACCAAGCAATAATAAGAGCCAAAGGGCTAGCGTTTTTCATATTTCTCCGGCAAGATTCGGGCCGTCCAGCGGAATCCCGGCCGCCGATTTCCTTAGCTCGTGTGACATGTGCAAGAAGAAACTCCACGACAAAGACATATACATGTATAG GGGGGAGAAAGCGTTTTGCAGCACGGAGTGTCGATACAGGCAAATCGTGATCGACGAACGCCACGAGAAGTGCGGCACCGAGGCGTCGAGGCCGGTGGATGTATCGAGCTCGTCGCTCACAAACGAAAATTTTTTGACCCCCGGAATCCTAGCAATCTAG